The genomic DNA CCACCCCTTACACCAGTCTCTTAATCACTTGGTTGAGCTTGGTTGATTGACTTCCGCTTCAATATTCATATTTCTTCTTCTTTAGCATTTATGGTTGCACTTCAAAACACGAAATctatgtttgtgtgtgtttgtttgttcCAGCCCACGTAGGTGGCTAGGCCCATGACATCTATGTCCAATATTCATATGACATTAATGGTTCAACAAGTTCTACCATATGCTCTTGTTTAGGGCACTGGGGGCAGTGCCCATTTCTCCGTGATAGAACAATTATAACGCgtgaaaaacaaacaaaatccCACCGCCACCTAAAAGTTTAACGAGTGATAAAATGTTTGCGTGATAAACTTCACGCGTTATGGCCCATTCCGTGATAAatggatgtgagggggtgtgagggtttattgttgggtgttgtgactgatgaccattgccactaaaaaaggttgtgagtgatggaaaaatggttgatgacatgacggaacttgattgggtgttgtgagtgatgagtgatgaccacccccaccccTCTAATGCTATTAGTTATTTCAATAACAACAATATATTTGACTTCTTTTACAAGATTTCGTAAAAGTTAATAAATTTAGCATAATATAAAATAAATGATAACTTATCTTTTATTAAATACTAGTTTATAGACCCGCGTACTACACGGATTTGAAGATAAAAATAATGCAATTTTATAATATGTAGAAATTGCTAGGTGACATTTTATGGAATGTTTGTCGAAGCCGCTTGGTGCCCCGccctcccttatatatatatatatatatatttatattcttaactaatattaattaattgggtAAATTAATtcaatattatatatattcttttaaaatgtaaaaattattattattatgatagtTTTATTTATCCCTAGTGATTACTATCattataatttattatttttgtttttttaattattaattttcaattaAAACAACTCTATTGTCCTTAAAGAAATATTAAACTTTTAAGgaaaaattacacttttcgtcctttatgtttatagctagttgcaatggatgacctttacctttaataattacagccacagtcctttatttggaaaacttagTACGtctttcgtcctttagcactaacttggttaaaattttcagttaaatttatTTAACTAAGGGCAATTTAGTCTTTCTACTTAATTATTTAtagtataaataaaaaaataaaatcaaataTAAATACCATTTTTTCCCTTTCACTCACTCTCTCTCACTTtaaacacacactctctctctctaaacataCAACACAGACACCACCCCTGTCTTCCGATTCAGATCCATCACCACCGCCTCCATCAGATCTATtcatccatcaccaccacccctGTCTTCCGGATACCCCGTCGCCGCCATCAGATCTATTCATCCATCACAGGTGACCTGCAACCTTTTGCTTCTTCTGCACATCATAATCAAATTCAAGAAATTAAAAAACCATGTGCAGCCACCACCAAATATTCATCTCTGCTAACCCTAACCTAGTTTTAACTCGAGAACATTCCAATCCGATTTTAAGTTTACTTGTTTTCAAGTCAACCCTTTTCAAGCAAAAATCTGACACAACTATAACACAGAGTGGTTTGTTTGTATAAGAAATCAAACAAATCTAAAACAATAAATTTGCACCAATATTAATAGTTAgcatataaattttattttaattggaGACCTTATTTTTTGGAGGCCCTAGGCCCAAGCCTAGGTTACTTATACTATAGGTCCGGCCCTGCTACATACAACGGTGTTTCTCTCCAATTAATTGAAGGATTTTGTCTCATGGTGAACAAATGTGTAAATATGAAGCATAGTTGGTGGGTGTGATGTAGTATTTAAAAAGAACTAAACATTCGATGAAAACTTGGACTCTATGTTCTTAAGAAAATGTTCACATTATAATTAAGTTGACGGATTACCTATGGAAACATGTCACCAAATATTCGATCAGTGGTTTTTACTTGattgtttttcttcttcaatAAAAAAAAAGACACAAGCATGGTGACAAGTATTTGGTTTTCATGGATGTCTTTTATTAAGAAAAACTAAAAACAATCTTAGAACATTCATCAAAACAATTACACCTTCCTGTTTATCATTCATCAACATGCATCCACGTGACCTACGTTCACGTTCATTGGACTTAATAAACTTGAATGTCACCACCACCCATTTAGCCACCCTCCTCCACCACCTTCCTCCTCTAGCCACCCTCTTCCGCTCTCCTTTGGCGGCATGCCACCACCTGATCCGCCCCCCTCCTCTGGCGGCATTACTCCACCTCCTCCACCTTCCTCTGGCGGTAGCGCTCCATCACCACCTCCTTCCTCCCTTGCGGCTTCTTCTTCCGCACATGAAATGCATTCAGAGATAATCTTCTCTTTTTTATTCGACAAAATCCACTCTATCGTCGTCTTCTTGACATTAAACGACTTCTGCAACACATTCCTATCCAACTTTTGGAGAAGTGAATACTTTCCCCTTAGGAATTGAGGCCTTTCATCCTTTTCCGCCAACTTGAACCCCATGAAAACAAAGGTATTGTTATTAAACGATATTTGGGCCATTGGATGATATCTTGGCACCACAAACACATCACCTTCTTCTACTTTAAGCCTTGAGTTCTTGCACTCCGTTTCGCTTGCAATGCCAGGACAAACCACTTGAATCATCCCTTCCCCTTGCAACACAATTGCTACTTCAGCCGTGTTTGGGTTCCAATGCGGTCCCATCATCGACCCCTTTCAACAATAAAACATCATTAAAACTTAGACCATCATGTTAACCGTATATATGACTGGCGTTGGCGTGTGTATGGTTCAGTTTGGGTCGGTTTTGGACTTTTTACATTGAGTTCGATCCAATTTGTTTTTGTAATCATTTAGACTTGTAAAATTGTCATAATTTTGTTCAAATTTAATATGTGAATGGACTTTAATGTTCAAATTTAACCCGAACTTGACCCATATTATTATTCGGGTCAATGATTTCAACCGTAACCCGCATATATATAAATTCGGGTCAACCCAAACACGACCCCTTTAACCCGTATTTTTAAATGAGTCATACAAGTTGACGATTTATTAGCGAGTTGTTGGGTTTAAGCGGGTTATCAATAAGATGTTTAATGGTGAGTATGAGTGTGACAAAGAAATAATTTAATGTGTCAAAACCAACATGGGTTAATAGGTCAACCTGTTTTTGTACGGGTCAACCTGAACCCGACCCGTACCTGTTTTTTTCGTGTCGGGTTCAGATAGTTTGGAATCTGATGTGGTACTTGTTTATGATGTGACATTTGACGTTAGCTAACTGAGTTTGAATTAGAGTTCAGATATGAATTGTGAAAAGAAAATAAGTTGAAAAATACGAGTGACATGAGACAATTTGTAAATTGAGAGTGATATTGGCCAAATAATGAAAGTTAGAGTTATTTAAATCTAATATTTAAAAAAAGCATAAAAGCAAACCACTGTTTTTAGTAGGGTGAAAGTTAGAGTTATTTAAATCTACTATTTaaaaaaggcaaattggatttaaataatcccaacttgctcaatttggccaataataatcccaactcagttattggccgataataatccgaactggtcaacttttggccgataatagtctgcCGTTagaaatagcttaacggagttaagcttttttccgaattacaaaccgatgttttatggattttgttcagaacgaggatacgagttgattgatataaaatttacctcgaaatactgccccaaacgacgaaaacggtgcttcaattcgggtgtttaaacttccaattaacaaaaatcaagtcgtatgaagcaccgtttcgaggtaagttttacataaatcgaatcgtatcctcgttctgatcaaaatccataaaacatcggtttgtaatttggaaaaaagctcaactccgttaagctatttttaacagcggactattatcggccaaaagtggaccagttcggattattatcggccaataactgagttgggattattattggccaaattgagcaagttgggattatttaaatccaatttgcctttaaaaaaatatatataaaagcaAACCACCTGTTttttattaagtttttttttgtttttttttttatttgggtttGGTTCCATCAGTTATTTCATTTGTGGTTTGGCTATTTCTTGTTCCGTTGATAACCCGATCATATAACATAACACAATTTCCAAATTCCAACAACTGACCTTGGTTAGATTTACCATAAACACACCAAACTTGGTGTGTTTCAACGCATCAGATTCTTTACTTGTCACGGTTACACTCCATCCAAAGTAAGTTTCGACATCATGATCCTCTTTAAAAATATTGTATGCCTTCATACTGTTTTCTACGTTGAAGATGTCATTGCTCATGGTTCCTAGTGTGGCTCTAATACCCCACGAACCGATGTCCCAGGTCGAAGTACACGCTTGCGGTTGTCCATCCACGATCAATGGTTGCCTTTCTCGTCCGGCTCTTAGCTCTTCGATCAATTCCTCCGGTGCCTGAAATTAGACAACCCAAATATTGTTTAACTAGAGTGTTCACTGTCCGGTTTGACTGGTTTTAAAGAAAATTAAAGGCGGAGCTTGTAACTGCGGTCTTGGAAAAATACAGACCATACCAACTGGCTTGGCTGTGTCAGCCGAACGGCCATTTTTCACGGTTTTAAGGTTTAATGGTTTGGATTTGctggttttagaaaaaaaaaaaattcttgttAAAAGTATAGTTTTgcattaaatttaaaaaataataaacatggTTCATGAAtataatatacaaaaatacataACTTTATATTCTAACAAATACAATAATAAATGTTAAATGGCCAGTTCGGTTTGCGTGGCTAGTTCCAAGATTCAAGTCGCAAACCGTCAAACTATTACACGAATCGTGCACTAGACCGTACATATTTCAAACTGGCTGATTTTCTATAGTTTGCATTCGGCTTCTACAGTAGGAAACCGATACCAATTATTGGGGTTAAACCTTCAAATAAACACAAGAACTCACTCACGAGACTAAATATGTTTTATGTTAGGTTCATCCCAATTTCATTCATTAAATAACATTACATTAAATAGGAAAAACTTAAACATACCCACTCCTCTActactttgaaaaaaaaaaaaaacatgtaattAATTTACTAAATATGTACAACCCGTTTGACCCGCGAAGCTCCAATAATCAGTAACGATAACCCTGATTAAAACCCTGTCAAGATTAGCCTACGTTGACCGAACAACATCGACCAAGTATTCATCGTTATAGTTTTAGGATTCAATTTTATTATACTACCACTATCGAACCGGTATCGTACCGTCATAATACTGTATTAGATCTATGTCTTTACTTAGATCAAGcgtaatggggcgttttttttaaaaaaaattgcccGAAAACGCCCGAAAACGCCCAACCCCCCATTACAGGGGGCGTTTTACGGcgttattttcgaaaaaaaatccCCTCCGGCGTTTAAATTATAACGCTTAAAAATGTGGGGGCCACCATATTCGACCGTTTTCAAACGGtaactttcttttattttttttttaatttaaaataatccCCACTATATATATTTACCCCACATTCACAccattttttatacaaaaactcactatctctcccactttcttccaacttttataaaaaaaagcccactttcttctaatttttatacaatcatgcatCCATTCCGCCCTCCTTTTGGTGTCCCCGCTAGACCCgcaaacccgaacacaacccaaccgcaaaccccatacaaccttcaagacatggacccgagctttttgacttacgcggcttacttgagtggcgcccctccgtttgttcctcccactttcggctatggtcaagccggcgggtctcaaccgtcacaacccgaagccgaacccgatgtggaagtcgtaccggagacgcaacccgaaccggtgcaagaaacatcgaaacgcggcaaaaggtcgcataagaagaaggatAAGGACGCACCGCGgcgtacaaaaaatataatcaaatgGACGAAGGAAGAGGAATACGCGTTGACTCGGGCGTATGTCGACATTTCGGAGGACGAAGAGACCGGtaactattttatataaatattattttacttattttgttaatttattttttaacaaacaacttattttttttttgtagcaaactttcaaacgggcccggttttttgggatagggttcgtgcactcttctttagcacgtggggtcaaggcgaacatCGTGACAAAGACtccatttctagcaaatggaccgacatcaacaacaagtgtcaTGGGTTCCAAGAAGTCTTccaacgtaactacgataatCGGCCGAGCGGTGAAGGTGACGTGGGGGTTTTAACGAAGAGTTTGGAGGAGTTCGAGAGGACAAAAGGCCCTTTCACGTACTACAAGTGTTGGGAGCTACTtcgaaaaagtccaaagtgggcggtagttaatccaatgacgtctagtagtagacgtcgggctaaaaggtcaaaaacatcatcctccgttgacccgTCAACTCCGACATCGGATGCCCGCAATGTTGATTTAAATGAGGCGGTGGACGAGGGCATTCAAGAAGAGTTGGTCCGACCCACCGGTAGAAGAAAGGGAACCGGGAAAAAAAcggtcgagtcgtcttccgatctcgagttaaaggatgatttcgaggagatgaaccgtcctctccaagacattcgcgacctcggccaccaacgttatgaGATTATGAAGGAACGAGTGGCCGAAACAAAAGaatttaacgagatgcaagaggcgaggcaaatggaaaaggacatcgagtttttgtccaaacctatcaaccacctacaaggcgatgcgttgatccttgcgcaaatgcgtcgccaaaaaattaaagaaaaatatggactctagatcatgttattttttatgttttttttttttatttttttcagctttttttctgtttttttctattttcggtttttttttcagttttttttttattttttttcaagtaatgtaattttatttttaaattaatgaagtttttttttatgttttaaattaaaaaaaaataattgggaaATGATTGTAAAATGATTAAATGGGGGTTatggaataatgccccactacaccacttttgctataatggccccttgctgactaggacgccacgtgtcgtataatgccccatggtgggggcattataagcttctaccactacacatggtcttatttCAGTTTTGATATTTTCTGTACCAGTACGGAGATTCGTACTTAGTACTGGATGGTGatccagagagagagagagattactCTGAAGGTTGACTGGAGGACAATATCGTCAAACCCTAGTACTAGATCATTTACGGCGGTGTATACTCCGGCGAGTTGTTCTTCAGTCTGCAAGAATgaaatatgtatttatttataatataaagTTAATTCAAATTATTCAATGTGGGTGTGGTTATAGTTAGTTAATGTTCATACTTGTAGGTCGACCTCTGAACCAGGAAAAATGGCGTAAATCTCAAGTTTCTTGGGTTGGTAACCATAAGACTGTACGACGTTGTTTTGTATGTAGAAAACAGTTTCGGAACTCAGTCTAAAAACATCTCCCCTATGTAACACCATTTGTTGGAGCTTATCTTTCTCCACGTTCATCCAACTCAAGCTTCCATTGCCTAATTAATGCCAcaaatatataattttaaaacATATTACAAGATAGTTATGTActcattcttgtttttcttttttaaatatgGAAAAATGCAAGTTTTCTTAACAATTGTTATTCAACTAATTCATAATTAAAGTAGAATTATCAAAATATTCTGTTGACCAAAAAATTTTGTTTAACATAGTCAGAGGCATCTCAAAAAATTCATGTATCCTGTTAGAGTTTGAAAAAATATGCCAttccgtaatgttttattattatttaaaaaaataatcaagTTAGTATTGAGTTCAATAAAACTAATGTCAAGGGGCTAAATTCCAAACCATAAAAAGTTATTTGTAAATGGGGCTATATTGGAATTGATATGTGCttactattttaaaaaaaatataacatataCATATCGGATTTTTTTAAATCGCGTGCCCCTCGAAATTACGGGTCTTGTGCgaaggtcctccccgcacaccatcaaaACCGCCACTAAACATAGTCATTAAATTTCAGCCGGTGCGGGTAAGCCTTAGCCAACATAAAAAAGCAGGTATTAGTCCTTCAAAGAAACCTAGTGGTAGAGGTACCCTGTTACTTTAGGGGTATCCCAAAAAAAGAAATTACCGGTCAAGGAGTAGCAACAAAGGCGTTGAGAGTCTGGGATGATCACAATTGTGTGACGTTCTGTTTCTTAAGTTGCCGCCCATTCACAAAACAAATGAGATATTTTATTGTTTTAGAGCTTGGGCTATGTTTGCTAATTAGGCCTCTTTCGATTATATTATACTTAATTTGGATTAACCCTATGGTCTAATTATTATATAAGTTTGGTGTTGTAAAAGGTTTGGGCTTATAAAAATTTGGAATTTTTATAAATTAAAGTATCTTATTTATTAGGGGTATCCATGTATTTTTTCAGAGATATCTTTTATATAAAAgcgaaaaaataaaataaaaattacactactatGAATATGGGGTTGAGCCGTAGCTCATGATACCCCTCCTTATACTATACCTCCGCCAACCCATGCTTTGGTGAAACCTTATTTGAAGATAGGTGATTGGCTGGAATCATGAATGTATGTTTTCACAAATCTAAAACTCTAAGACGATTTTGGCTATTTTCTAGGTTAACTAATTTGTAATTTTCCCAACTTATAATAATACCTGAGTTGACATAGAAAAGCATGTCCGAGTGAAGATAAACAGGAAGAAAAAGAGCACGAGGATTCAGTGTAATAAACTGAAGGTAGTAGctcccattgccatccctaatcTTAACGGCCGAGATTTCACCAAACCCCGACGACACTAACGGCCACCTCTTATCTTTCTTCACTATAGGTCCATCACTCACCGGCACAGGACCATGACCACCACCGCGTACAGCTATTGTCGCATGAGGAAAGTAGATAAAGATAGATGCTACAAAGTATGCAAGACAAAGTGAAAAGGAATGAAGCCTCATTGTAGTAGTAGTTGTTTTCTTGAATATGTTGTTTGTAGGGGATGTTTGGTGTTATAAATAGGGAATGTAGAGTAACGTATCGTTAGGTTAGGGTGTAAGGGGAACCATTGCTCGTGtgtcacgtcaactcccctcttaaattcccctaacaccctaaattgatggcggcactcccctcttagatgacttggttttttattaaaaaaaaaaaaaagagaaaactTTTCATTGGTCcactcctccctctctcctccctctcttcgGTGACTTCCCACCGATTTCACTCCCCCAAACCACTCACCTaagtgatggcggcggtgttccccttaggtgaatggggtcaccgaaggtgccccttacacccttaggtGTTGAAAAAATGGTGTGTGCTTGTTACCAGACAATGATTTTGGAGGACAAAGACAAACTAAACCAAACTAACTAGAATGTTGATGTTACATTCGAGTTTGAAACTTATTAGAATATTATACTTAAAATTAATGTTTATGCAAGGAAAATTCACGTAAAAATGTATGAAAGTAAACATTAGTTTTTGCTATTTCCCAAATAAACATGTACTTTTCGCCACGGGTTATGTGGACATTATTGAAACGTGACATGTGGAATCTTTAAAAAGAAAGCTAGTGGCCAACAGGTTTGGGCGGAATCGCCGACATCTGCACAAATGTTCCGGCGGATATCGTTAAAAAATAATCGGTTACTTACAAGGTTGGCCCGTACGTTAGTCTTAATACACTAAGATGCTAAAAATTAAAAGTTAACTAGACGAAACTCTTGAGTTACATGTAAAGTTATGCATATTAGCTCGTTAAATAATTGAATTAGAAATAATTAAATGAACTTTGAGCAGGGCCGGCCCAGAGCAAGTGCCGGGTGGTGACCGCTCTGGGCCTAAATCGAAACAGGGCCCGGAAATTttataagttatatatataaaaaaatctgTACGTTT from Helianthus annuus cultivar XRQ/B chromosome 7, HanXRQr2.0-SUNRISE, whole genome shotgun sequence includes the following:
- the LOC110867940 gene encoding vicilin-like seed storage protein At2g18540; this encodes MRLHSFSLCLAYFVASIFIYFPHATIAVRGGGHGPVPVSDGPIVKKDKRWPLVSSGFGEISAVKIRDGNGSYYLQFITLNPRALFLPVYLHSDMLFYVNSGNGSLSWMNVEKDKLQQMVLHRGDVFRLSSETVFYIQNNVVQSYGYQPKKLEIYAIFPGSEVDLQTEEQLAGVYTAVNDLVLGFDDIVLQSTFRAPEELIEELRAGRERQPLIVDGQPQACTSTWDIGSWGIRATLGTMSNDIFNVENSMKAYNIFKEDHDVETYFGWSVTVTSKESDALKHTKFGVFMVNLTKGSMMGPHWNPNTAEVAIVLQGEGMIQVVCPGIASETECKNSRLKVEEGDVFVVPRYHPMAQISFNNNTFVFMGFKLAEKDERPQFLRGKYSLLQKLDRNVLQKSFNVKKTTIEWILSNKKEKIISECISCAEEEAAREEGGGDGALPPEEGGGGGVMPPEEGGGSGGGMPPKESGRGWLEEEGGGGGWLNGWW